One Amorphoplanes digitatis genomic window carries:
- a CDS encoding LLM class flavin-dependent oxidoreductase, whose protein sequence is MADGGHPLRFGVLVTPGAGSPALARRAEELGFDLVAVPDGGQELDAWTLLGWIAGRTERIGLLAAGLDVSDREPAVLARSAASLDLLTGGRLELALAGEPDALGEAIDIIRGVLDAGEATPVRHLGRHYRVPRAQRGPLPAHRIPIMVYGDDPALARVAGRTSDGLWGSGSGALLDEAAAEAGREPAELRRVAAMPPSATAADLLALGADTVLIRTDDPEELRHFAEKIIPGLRQTDPAPATRRPAAVRAKRRTGIDYDNLPASLAETAVEPGDLEYARVRSTYLRGGSPGLVLRPRTTGEVVAALGYVRAHPELPFGLRSGGHGVSGRSTNDGGLVISLAALDSIEIIDEPGRLVRVGPGARWTDVAGALLPHGWALSSGDYGGVGVGGLATAGGVGWLARKHGLTIDRLRGVEMVLADGAVVRASPAEHPDLFWAVRGAGANFGVVTSFDFEADEVGKVGFAQLVVAADDPADLLVKWGRAIEAAPREVSGQLIMGPPRAGSPAFARLLGVVDAEDPETIIDLLQPIAAVAPLYQQNVTLLPYPAVMANAGEGYHRGQGEPVARSGLIEHLTPEFGRAAAELLASGAVHWFQIRTVGGAVADIPEEATAYAHRSANFSVTVMGSSARRVDAAWQDLYRHFDGLYLSFETDQSPARLADAFPPATLARLRELKRRYDPGNLFRDNFNIPPDEEQR, encoded by the coding sequence ATGGCTGACGGGGGGCACCCGCTGCGCTTCGGCGTGCTCGTCACGCCCGGCGCCGGATCGCCCGCGCTCGCGCGACGGGCCGAGGAGCTCGGCTTCGACCTGGTCGCCGTCCCCGACGGTGGCCAGGAGCTCGACGCGTGGACCCTGCTCGGCTGGATCGCCGGTCGCACCGAGCGGATCGGCCTGCTCGCCGCCGGCCTCGACGTGTCCGACCGGGAGCCGGCCGTGCTGGCCCGCTCGGCGGCCAGCCTCGACCTGCTCACGGGTGGGCGGCTGGAGCTGGCCCTGGCCGGGGAGCCCGATGCGCTGGGCGAGGCCATCGACATCATCCGCGGCGTGCTCGACGCCGGCGAGGCCACCCCGGTGCGGCACCTCGGCCGGCACTACCGGGTGCCGCGGGCACAGCGCGGTCCGCTGCCGGCGCACCGGATCCCGATCATGGTGTACGGCGACGATCCGGCGCTGGCGCGCGTCGCCGGGCGTACCTCCGACGGGTTATGGGGTAGCGGGTCCGGCGCCCTGCTCGACGAGGCGGCGGCCGAGGCCGGGCGCGAGCCCGCCGAGCTGCGCCGCGTCGCGGCCATGCCGCCGTCGGCGACCGCCGCCGACCTCCTCGCGCTGGGCGCCGACACCGTCCTGATCCGCACCGACGACCCCGAGGAGCTGAGGCACTTCGCCGAGAAGATCATTCCGGGTCTCCGGCAGACCGATCCGGCCCCGGCCACCCGGCGCCCCGCGGCGGTACGCGCGAAGCGCCGCACCGGCATCGACTACGACAACCTCCCCGCGTCCCTGGCCGAGACGGCCGTGGAGCCGGGCGATCTCGAGTACGCCCGGGTCCGCTCGACGTACCTGCGCGGCGGCAGCCCCGGCCTGGTGCTCCGGCCCCGCACGACCGGCGAGGTGGTGGCGGCACTCGGATACGTCCGGGCGCACCCGGAGCTGCCGTTCGGCCTGCGCAGCGGCGGACACGGCGTGAGCGGCCGGTCCACGAACGACGGCGGCCTGGTGATCAGCCTCGCGGCCCTGGACTCGATCGAGATCATCGACGAGCCGGGGCGCCTGGTCCGGGTCGGGCCTGGCGCGCGCTGGACGGACGTCGCCGGCGCGCTGCTGCCGCACGGCTGGGCGTTGAGCTCGGGCGACTACGGCGGCGTCGGGGTCGGCGGCCTGGCGACGGCCGGCGGGGTCGGCTGGCTGGCCCGCAAGCACGGCCTGACCATCGACCGCCTGCGCGGGGTCGAGATGGTCCTGGCCGACGGCGCGGTCGTGCGCGCCTCGCCGGCCGAGCACCCGGACCTGTTCTGGGCGGTCCGCGGCGCCGGCGCGAACTTCGGCGTGGTGACCAGCTTCGACTTCGAGGCCGACGAGGTGGGCAAGGTCGGCTTCGCCCAGCTCGTGGTGGCCGCCGACGACCCGGCCGACCTGCTGGTCAAGTGGGGCCGGGCGATCGAGGCGGCGCCGCGCGAGGTCAGCGGCCAGCTCATCATGGGCCCGCCGCGCGCGGGCAGCCCGGCGTTCGCCCGGCTGCTGGGCGTCGTCGACGCGGAGGACCCCGAGACGATCATCGACCTGCTCCAGCCGATCGCCGCGGTGGCGCCGCTCTACCAGCAGAACGTCACCCTCCTGCCGTACCCGGCGGTGATGGCGAACGCGGGCGAGGGTTACCACCGGGGCCAGGGCGAACCGGTCGCCCGGTCCGGGCTGATCGAGCACCTCACGCCGGAGTTCGGCAGGGCGGCGGCCGAGCTGCTCGCCTCGGGCGCGGTCCACTGGTTCCAGATCCGCACGGTCGGCGGCGCGGTCGCCGACATTCCGGAGGAGGCGACGGCCTACGCACATCGCTCCGCCAACTTCTCGGTCACCGTGATGGGCTCGTCGGCACGCAGGGTCGACGCCGCCTGGCAGGACCTCTACCGGCACTTCGACGGCCTGTACCTGAGCTTCGAGACCGATCAGAGCCCGGCCCGGCTCGCCGACGCGTTCCCACCGGCCACCCTCGCCCGGCTGCGCGAGCTCAAACGCCGCTACGACCCGGGCAACCTGTTCCGCGACAACTTCAACATTCCTCCGGACGAGGAGCAGCGATGA
- a CDS encoding thymidine kinase, producing MAHLHYRHAAMNSGKSTMVLQYRHTYAACGRRGLLMTRLDRAGTGIVSSRIGLTADALEIGAEADLTDLVLLRPGPSVDHVIVDEAQFLSPDQVDQLAALVDDHNIDVFAFGLLSDFRGLQFPGSARLVVLADVVEALQVYPMCWCGQPARMNARVVNGVMVRDGDTVVVGDTEAGVGYVVLCRRHHRAGQPYAPEPEPEPEPEPEPETERTPVGAGHVE from the coding sequence GTGGCCCATTTGCACTACCGGCATGCGGCGATGAACAGCGGCAAGAGCACGATGGTGCTGCAATACCGGCACACCTACGCCGCGTGTGGCCGCCGAGGGTTGCTGATGACCCGCCTCGACCGGGCCGGCACCGGAATAGTCTCCTCCCGCATCGGCCTCACCGCCGACGCCCTCGAGATCGGCGCGGAGGCGGACCTCACCGACCTCGTCCTGCTGCGGCCCGGCCCGAGCGTCGACCACGTCATCGTCGACGAGGCCCAATTCCTCTCCCCGGACCAGGTCGACCAGCTCGCCGCCCTGGTGGACGATCACAACATCGACGTCTTCGCGTTCGGGCTGCTGTCGGACTTCCGCGGCCTCCAGTTCCCGGGGTCGGCCCGGCTGGTCGTGCTGGCAGACGTCGTCGAGGCGCTACAGGTGTACCCGATGTGCTGGTGCGGCCAGCCGGCGCGGATGAACGCCCGGGTGGTGAACGGGGTGATGGTCCGCGACGGCGACACCGTCGTGGTCGGCGACACCGAGGCCGGCGTCGGCTACGTGGTGCTGTGCCGGCGCCACCACCGGGCGGGACAGCCGTACGCCCCGGAGCCGGAGCCGGAGCCGGAGCCGGAACCGGAACCGGAGACGGAGCGGACGCCGGTCGGCGCCGGCCACGTCGAGTAG
- a CDS encoding MFS transporter gives MAIDVAAPARRVFPCVVFALTFGLLLSDYMSRQVLSAVFPFLKQEWGLTDTQLGSLTSVVALTVGVLAVPLSLVGDRWGRARSVVLTAVVWSLATIGCALAAGYGHLLAARLLIGVGEAAYGSVGLAIVLAVFAARRRAALTGAFMAGGSFGSVLGVALGGVLAAQFGWRWAFAAMGVLGLVLAGLYWAVIGERRLTAYKIEEEGSGQRRAKLSTLFSTPAVVLAYLGGGLQLFIAGSLFAWLPSYFNRGYSMAPDAAAKVAAVFILIMGVGMIVCGAVADRADSQATAAIAFCVLSAASLAAGFALEPGGAQLPLLAVGCFFAGGSTGPTGAMVARLTHESIRATAFGTYTFFNNLLGLAAGPLVTGILADRLGLETAMRYVPLVSVAAIALLIAGRAAYPSSLARIAR, from the coding sequence GTGGCAATCGACGTCGCCGCCCCGGCCCGCCGGGTCTTCCCCTGTGTCGTCTTCGCGCTCACGTTCGGGCTGCTGCTGTCGGACTACATGTCGCGACAGGTCCTGTCGGCGGTCTTCCCGTTCCTGAAGCAGGAGTGGGGCCTCACCGACACCCAACTGGGCAGCCTGACCAGCGTGGTCGCCCTGACCGTCGGCGTACTCGCGGTGCCGCTGTCGCTGGTCGGCGACCGCTGGGGCCGGGCGAGGTCGGTCGTGCTCACGGCCGTGGTCTGGAGCCTCGCGACGATCGGCTGCGCGCTCGCCGCCGGCTACGGCCACCTGCTCGCCGCCCGCCTGCTCATCGGCGTCGGCGAGGCCGCGTACGGCAGCGTCGGGCTCGCGATCGTGCTGGCGGTGTTCGCGGCGCGCCGGCGGGCGGCCCTGACCGGCGCGTTCATGGCCGGCGGGTCGTTCGGCTCCGTGCTGGGCGTCGCGCTCGGCGGCGTGCTCGCGGCCCAGTTCGGCTGGCGCTGGGCGTTCGCCGCGATGGGCGTCCTCGGCCTCGTGCTCGCCGGCCTCTACTGGGCGGTGATCGGCGAGCGCCGGCTCACCGCGTACAAGATCGAGGAAGAGGGAAGCGGGCAGCGGCGCGCCAAGCTCTCCACGCTGTTCTCCACGCCCGCGGTGGTGCTGGCCTACCTGGGCGGCGGCCTGCAACTGTTCATCGCCGGTTCGCTGTTCGCCTGGCTGCCGAGCTACTTCAACCGGGGCTACTCGATGGCGCCGGACGCGGCGGCGAAGGTGGCCGCGGTGTTCATCCTGATCATGGGCGTCGGCATGATCGTCTGCGGCGCGGTCGCGGACCGGGCCGACAGCCAGGCGACGGCGGCCATCGCCTTCTGCGTGCTGTCCGCGGCCTCCCTGGCCGCGGGCTTCGCGCTCGAACCGGGCGGGGCGCAACTGCCGCTGCTCGCGGTGGGCTGCTTCTTCGCCGGCGGCTCGACCGGTCCGACCGGCGCGATGGTGGCCCGGCTGACCCACGAGTCGATCCGGGCCACCGCGTTCGGCACGTACACCTTCTTCAACAACCTGCTGGGCCTGGCGGCCGGGCCGCTGGTAACCGGCATCCTGGCCGACCGGCTCGGCCTGGAGACCGCCATGCGGTACGTCCCGCTGGTGTCCGTTGCCGCCATCGCGCTGCTGATCGCGGGGCGGGCGGCCTACCCGTCCAGCCTGGCGCGGATCGCGCGATGA
- a CDS encoding YeiH family protein codes for MTAVHVAVAAPDRQRPAGLMPGLLAAAAGLGGAVALHRLVPAVGILTWAVALGVAAANLRVLPGRCRAGLGRLTRRMLRAGVLLLGFSVSFGSVAALGAPVVAIVAGTLLATLLFTTWLGNRMRLGGARSLLIGTGVAICGASAIAAMEDAAGADDEDVTAAIAMITLFGTVALVGFPLLRGPLGLGDVQYGVWTGAGVHEVGQVVAAASPAGAAVVTVAVVVKLTRVLLLAPVVAGVSVLRRLRTPAEGGAAARPPLVPLFVLGFLACAALRSTGVVPQAALGGIGTLQVTALGAALFGMGASVHLASLVRRSPGAIALAAVSTVFVTGVALGATVLFVHG; via the coding sequence ATGACCGCCGTGCACGTCGCCGTCGCGGCTCCGGACCGACAGCGCCCGGCCGGGCTGATGCCCGGCCTGCTGGCGGCCGCCGCCGGGCTCGGCGGCGCCGTCGCCCTCCACCGGCTGGTGCCCGCGGTCGGCATCCTCACCTGGGCGGTCGCCCTCGGCGTCGCCGCCGCGAACCTGCGGGTGCTGCCCGGCCGGTGCCGGGCCGGGCTCGGGCGGCTGACCAGGCGGATGCTGCGCGCCGGGGTGCTGCTGCTCGGCTTCTCGGTGTCGTTCGGCTCCGTCGCGGCGCTGGGCGCGCCGGTGGTCGCCATCGTGGCCGGCACCCTGCTGGCCACCCTGCTGTTCACCACGTGGCTGGGCAACCGGATGCGGCTCGGCGGCGCGCGCAGCCTGCTCATCGGCACCGGCGTCGCGATCTGCGGCGCGTCCGCGATCGCCGCGATGGAGGACGCCGCCGGCGCCGACGACGAGGACGTCACGGCCGCCATCGCGATGATCACCCTGTTCGGCACGGTCGCGCTCGTCGGGTTCCCGCTGCTGCGCGGGCCGCTCGGCCTCGGCGACGTGCAGTACGGCGTCTGGACCGGCGCGGGCGTGCACGAGGTCGGCCAGGTCGTCGCGGCCGCCAGCCCCGCCGGCGCGGCCGTCGTCACGGTCGCGGTCGTCGTCAAGCTCACCCGGGTGCTGCTGCTGGCGCCGGTGGTCGCGGGCGTGAGCGTGCTGCGCCGCCTCCGCACGCCCGCCGAGGGCGGCGCCGCGGCCCGCCCGCCGCTGGTGCCGCTGTTCGTCCTCGGCTTCCTGGCCTGCGCGGCGCTGCGCAGCACCGGCGTCGTCCCGCAGGCCGCGCTCGGCGGGATCGGCACCCTCCAGGTGACCGCGCTCGGCGCGGCCCTGTTCGGGATGGGCGCGAGCGTGCACCTGGCCTCGCTGGTGCGCCGCAGCCCGGGCGCGATCGCGCTCGCGGCGGTGTCCACGGTGTTCGTCACCGGCGTCGCGCTCGGCGCGACAGTGCTGTTCGTACACGGATAA
- a CDS encoding acyl-CoA dehydrogenase family protein, producing MFRISEDHEALREAVRAVARDKIAPYAAEVDQAARFPQEAYDALVATDFHAPHVPEQYGGAGADALATCIVIEEVARVCATSSLIPGCNKLGSLPLMLGGSEELKRRYLTPLARGTAAFSYGLSEREAGSDTASMTTRATPDGDGWILNGQKSWITNAGFSEYYTVLAVTDPDGRRGANVSAFVVEKSDAGFSFGAKERKLGIKGSPTRELHFDNVRLPADRMIGAPGEGLKIALRTLDHTRVTIGAQAVGIAQGALDCALDYVKERTQFGKRIAEFQGIQFMLAEMAMTLEAARQLVYAAAAKSERDDPDLPFFGAAAKCYASDVAMRVTTDAVQLLGGYGYTQDFPAERMMRDAKITQIYEGTNQIQRIVMARQLLAQGRAPLVAPTALPR from the coding sequence ATGTTCCGGATCTCGGAGGACCACGAGGCCCTGCGCGAGGCGGTCCGGGCCGTCGCCCGGGACAAGATCGCCCCGTACGCGGCGGAGGTCGACCAGGCGGCACGCTTCCCGCAGGAGGCGTACGACGCCCTGGTCGCGACGGACTTCCACGCGCCGCACGTGCCGGAGCAGTACGGCGGGGCCGGCGCGGACGCGCTGGCAACCTGCATCGTGATCGAGGAGGTGGCCCGGGTCTGCGCCACGTCGTCGCTCATACCCGGCTGCAACAAGCTGGGCAGCCTGCCGCTGATGCTCGGCGGCTCCGAGGAGCTCAAGCGGCGTTACCTCACGCCTCTGGCCCGGGGCACCGCCGCGTTCTCGTACGGCCTGTCGGAGCGGGAGGCGGGCAGCGACACCGCCTCGATGACCACCCGGGCCACGCCGGACGGCGACGGGTGGATCCTCAACGGCCAGAAGTCGTGGATCACCAACGCCGGCTTCTCCGAGTACTACACCGTGCTGGCCGTGACGGACCCGGACGGCAGGCGCGGCGCCAACGTCAGCGCGTTCGTGGTGGAGAAGTCCGACGCCGGGTTCTCCTTCGGCGCCAAGGAGCGCAAGCTCGGCATCAAGGGCTCACCGACCCGGGAGCTGCACTTCGACAACGTACGCCTGCCGGCCGACCGCATGATCGGCGCGCCCGGCGAGGGCCTGAAGATCGCCCTGCGGACGCTGGACCACACCCGCGTGACGATCGGCGCCCAGGCGGTCGGCATCGCGCAGGGCGCGCTGGACTGCGCGCTCGACTACGTGAAGGAGCGCACCCAGTTCGGCAAGCGGATCGCCGAGTTCCAGGGCATCCAGTTCATGCTCGCCGAAATGGCCATGACCCTGGAGGCCGCGCGGCAGCTGGTGTACGCCGCCGCGGCGAAGTCCGAACGCGACGACCCCGACCTGCCGTTCTTCGGCGCGGCCGCGAAATGCTACGCCTCGGACGTCGCCATGCGGGTCACCACCGACGCGGTCCAGCTGCTCGGCGGGTACGGCTACACGCAGGACTTCCCGGCCGAGCGCATGATGCGCGACGCGAAGATCACCCAGATCTACGAGGGCACCAACCAGATCCAGCGGATCGTGATGGCACGCCAGCTGCTGGCACAGGGGCGTGCCCCTCTGGTTGCCCCGACGGCCCTCCCCCGGTAA
- a CDS encoding eCIS core domain-containing protein, producing MPDRQREDAPVPERASAAPARSTDGPDPVAAALLGLRLGGAQIPASVVARATLPNHLLAPLLSGRTPMTSPGDGVERAAREATGDGPAVGARLHTGDEAASVAALLQARAVTYGGDVYLGAGQSPSAGLLAHELAHVRQQAGGAPYFARDDLTQMSIGADYAHALGGDSLQSAIADLRGRLPGLTDPADRMAAEGNLAVLEQEAAADADFSRAYAPSVVELGPDALEASIGMSVAAPQSVAAGPIAAAGLVRDQLLADYVRQTRAMLLFRMDATAQFLDTVARQKLTNPQGAVSEETVAMLRTAAVEANRLGERVWISKRLVDSIEFLLANEPPPGSPAPQLARVQTIGSHQYISQFYAHGTMLSRGYPPELPDVLAALDRLGLPPAVTEDEVTASIREYLHPMDAWDLGMEVMERQGRVADWGPNVVGERYEWQGAKPSDDEIRAAGVAAAIADPQRREAERTILQSVHRPAPEDEIGVLDIGAVHPAYNYVALRFVLERFLADARVRLADDMGALDRHLDSVPPLRGYVSGWMVFLNEFLKGRGYRPIVDPDEVDANNVIAKLNEILAALASTRAKVAGDDDYLYDSGIMPALAPIIDLYAQVDPKYGEWIRAVIKSNDRWREIVSVLLGAAALIGFGLAAVLTGGLAVGGLAVGVGATVGGAVRSRGRADELQAMALSGLGGFDAAAVANFVAWIDAASAVLTVAPVLIGGVRAAAGEMSVALRASRTVESTALVRAGPTGLVSLPRAAGRTLEWEFADVVFDPLTGEARVFAKHLSSGEIFHLRVNPATGDGTLTHVASGTTVPIAGGRPVPARPLLTAGDPVPASTSAPTPTLTPVQPQVLPLTAGGPEGAFTGTVQIIRPLDAQTPVWINQGSRVFHPPWSRGYGMGQAGRLETYERALALGLRMTETGMAVTEVTVTPLQGTFVTLRGDLEQFRAFLRRTTGVVRVDLPASAEAVQGGTAAVARTDIPGFENQRWVGGSTNTRVVLRDPPPQVVQSPFNTPQAHGHAEEMLANQMIRDLQGLPPETLRGRTIRVIVEQEPCAFCMAGMVDAEAHAGTLQQWSRQLPLVTIEIWNARTMQLLRIRGGAVIP from the coding sequence ATGCCCGATCGGCAGCGCGAGGACGCACCCGTACCCGAGCGCGCGTCCGCGGCACCCGCCCGGAGCACGGACGGGCCCGACCCCGTGGCCGCCGCGCTGCTCGGGCTCCGGCTGGGCGGGGCGCAGATCCCGGCCTCGGTCGTCGCCCGCGCCACGCTGCCGAATCACCTGCTGGCGCCGCTGCTGTCCGGCCGCACACCGATGACCTCGCCCGGCGACGGCGTCGAGCGGGCCGCCCGGGAGGCCACCGGGGACGGCCCGGCGGTCGGGGCGCGGCTGCACACCGGCGACGAGGCGGCCTCGGTCGCCGCATTGTTGCAGGCCAGGGCCGTCACGTACGGCGGGGACGTCTACCTCGGCGCCGGGCAGTCGCCGTCCGCGGGGCTGCTGGCGCACGAGCTCGCGCACGTCCGGCAGCAGGCCGGCGGCGCGCCCTACTTCGCCCGCGACGACCTGACCCAGATGTCGATCGGCGCCGACTACGCGCACGCGCTCGGCGGTGATTCCCTGCAGAGCGCGATCGCCGACCTGCGGGGGCGGCTGCCCGGGCTCACCGACCCGGCCGACCGGATGGCGGCCGAGGGCAACCTGGCGGTGCTGGAGCAGGAGGCCGCCGCCGACGCCGACTTCTCCCGGGCGTACGCGCCGAGCGTGGTGGAGCTGGGCCCGGACGCGCTGGAGGCCTCGATCGGCATGTCCGTCGCGGCGCCGCAGTCGGTGGCGGCCGGGCCGATCGCCGCGGCCGGGCTCGTGCGCGACCAACTGCTCGCCGATTACGTCCGGCAGACCCGCGCCATGCTGCTGTTCCGGATGGACGCCACCGCGCAGTTCCTGGACACGGTGGCGCGGCAGAAGCTGACCAACCCGCAGGGCGCGGTCAGCGAGGAGACCGTGGCGATGCTGCGCACCGCGGCGGTCGAGGCGAACCGGCTCGGCGAGCGGGTGTGGATCTCCAAGCGGCTTGTCGACTCGATCGAGTTCCTGCTGGCCAACGAGCCGCCGCCGGGCAGCCCGGCGCCGCAGCTCGCCCGCGTGCAGACGATCGGCAGTCACCAGTACATCAGCCAGTTCTACGCGCACGGCACCATGCTGTCCCGGGGCTATCCGCCGGAGCTGCCCGACGTGCTCGCCGCCCTGGACCGGCTCGGGCTACCGCCGGCGGTGACCGAGGACGAGGTCACCGCGAGCATCCGCGAGTACCTGCATCCGATGGACGCGTGGGACCTGGGCATGGAGGTGATGGAGCGGCAGGGCCGGGTCGCCGACTGGGGACCGAACGTCGTCGGGGAACGGTACGAGTGGCAGGGCGCCAAGCCGTCCGACGACGAGATCCGGGCGGCCGGGGTGGCCGCGGCGATCGCCGACCCGCAGCGCCGCGAGGCCGAACGCACCATCCTGCAGTCGGTGCACCGGCCCGCACCCGAGGACGAGATCGGCGTCCTGGACATCGGCGCCGTCCATCCGGCGTACAACTACGTTGCCCTGCGGTTCGTGCTGGAACGGTTCCTGGCCGACGCGCGGGTGCGGCTGGCCGACGACATGGGCGCCCTGGACCGGCACCTGGACAGCGTGCCGCCGCTGCGCGGCTACGTCTCCGGCTGGATGGTGTTCCTCAACGAGTTCCTCAAGGGACGCGGCTACCGCCCCATCGTCGACCCGGACGAGGTCGACGCGAACAACGTGATCGCCAAGCTGAACGAGATCCTGGCCGCGCTGGCGAGCACCCGCGCCAAGGTGGCCGGCGACGACGACTACCTGTACGACTCCGGCATCATGCCGGCGCTCGCCCCGATCATCGACCTGTACGCGCAGGTCGACCCGAAGTACGGCGAGTGGATCCGCGCCGTCATCAAGAGCAACGACCGGTGGCGCGAGATCGTCTCGGTGCTGCTGGGCGCCGCCGCGCTGATCGGCTTCGGGCTGGCCGCGGTGCTCACCGGCGGGCTCGCGGTCGGCGGGCTGGCGGTCGGCGTCGGCGCAACGGTGGGCGGCGCGGTGCGCTCCCGCGGCCGGGCCGACGAGCTACAGGCGATGGCCCTGTCCGGCCTCGGTGGCTTCGACGCGGCGGCGGTGGCGAACTTCGTGGCCTGGATCGACGCCGCATCGGCGGTGCTGACGGTCGCACCGGTGCTGATCGGCGGCGTACGGGCGGCGGCCGGTGAGATGTCGGTGGCGCTGCGGGCGAGCCGCACCGTCGAGAGCACCGCGCTGGTCCGCGCCGGGCCGACCGGCCTGGTCTCGCTGCCGCGGGCCGCCGGGCGGACCCTGGAGTGGGAGTTCGCCGACGTGGTGTTCGACCCGCTGACCGGCGAGGCGCGGGTGTTCGCCAAGCACCTGAGCAGCGGCGAGATCTTCCATCTGCGGGTGAACCCCGCCACCGGCGACGGCACGCTCACCCACGTGGCGAGCGGCACCACCGTGCCGATCGCCGGCGGCCGTCCGGTGCCGGCGCGGCCGCTGCTCACCGCCGGCGACCCCGTCCCGGCCTCCACGAGCGCGCCCACGCCAACCCTCACGCCGGTGCAGCCGCAGGTGCTGCCCCTGACGGCGGGCGGGCCGGAGGGCGCGTTCACCGGCACCGTGCAGATCATCCGGCCGCTGGACGCGCAGACCCCGGTGTGGATCAACCAGGGCAGCCGGGTGTTCCACCCGCCCTGGTCGCGCGGGTACGGCATGGGCCAGGCGGGCCGGCTGGAGACGTACGAGCGGGCGCTGGCGCTCGGGCTGCGGATGACCGAGACGGGCATGGCGGTCACCGAGGTCACCGTCACCCCGTTGCAGGGCACCTTCGTCACGCTGCGCGGCGACCTCGAGCAGTTCCGGGCGTTCCTGCGCCGCACCACCGGCGTCGTCCGGGTGGACCTGCCGGCCAGCGCGGAGGCGGTGCAGGGCGGCACCGCGGCGGTGGCCCGCACCGACATCCCCGGCTTCGAGAACCAGCGCTGGGTCGGCGGATCGACGAACACCCGGGTGGTGCTGCGCGACCCGCCGCCGCAGGTGGTGCAGTCGCCGTTCAACACGCCGCAGGCGCACGGGCACGCCGAGGAGATGCTGGCCAACCAGATGATCCGCGACCTGCAGGGCCTGCCGCCCGAGACGCTGCGCGGCCGCACCATCCGGGTGATCGTCGAACAGGAGCCGTGCGCGTTCTGCATGGCGGGCATGGTCGACGCGGAGGCGCACGCCGGAACCCTGCAACAGTGGAGCCGGCAGTTGCCGCTGGTCACCATCGAGATCTGGAACGCGCGCACGATGCAGCTGCTGCGCATTCGCGGCGGCGCCGTCATCCCGTAA
- a CDS encoding DUF1707 SHOCT-like domain-containing protein: protein MATRVAERLQQALGEGRLSLEEFEQRLSAVLAARTFGEVAPYVADIPGGTVVAAPAPEFTELRTTAATLKRQGTWVVPRRLLATARAGSVKLDFTDAVIGHSVVEIELNVSAGTTTLVLPAGASADIDGVEFIAGSASVQGVPAHAAGAGRHFVVHGKQRAGRLIVRHQRRFLRWRW, encoded by the coding sequence ATCGCAACCCGAGTCGCCGAGCGGTTGCAGCAGGCGCTCGGCGAGGGGCGTCTCTCGCTGGAGGAGTTCGAGCAGCGGCTGTCGGCGGTGCTGGCGGCGCGCACGTTCGGCGAGGTCGCGCCGTACGTCGCCGACATACCGGGCGGCACGGTGGTCGCCGCGCCGGCGCCGGAGTTCACGGAGCTGCGCACCACGGCCGCGACCCTGAAGCGCCAGGGCACGTGGGTCGTTCCCCGGCGGCTGCTGGCCACGGCCCGGGCCGGCTCGGTGAAGCTCGACTTCACCGACGCCGTCATCGGCCACAGCGTCGTCGAGATCGAGCTCAACGTCTCGGCCGGGACGACGACGCTGGTCCTGCCGGCCGGCGCCTCGGCGGACATCGACGGCGTGGAGTTCATCGCGGGCTCCGCCAGCGTGCAGGGCGTTCCCGCGCACGCGGCGGGTGCCGGCCGGCACTTCGTGGTGCACGGCAAGCAGCGCGCCGGCCGCCTGATCGTCCGCCATCAGCGCCGCTTCCTGCGGTGGCGATGGTGA
- a CDS encoding VOC family protein → MNTKDIQVTFDALDPRALSSFWRDALGYVHPGPPGVELPEGADPLAAWEDFLVRVGVPKEQHNTRSAIEDPTGRGPRIFFQQVPEEKVAKNRVHLDVRAAPGLQGEERMAALEAECDRLVALGAKRVRRDEPAPPLSAGFIVMTDPEGNEFCLD, encoded by the coding sequence ATGAACACAAAAGACATCCAGGTCACCTTCGACGCACTCGACCCGCGCGCGCTGTCCTCGTTCTGGCGCGACGCGCTGGGCTACGTGCACCCCGGGCCGCCCGGGGTCGAGCTGCCCGAGGGCGCCGATCCGCTGGCCGCGTGGGAGGACTTCCTCGTACGGGTCGGCGTGCCCAAGGAGCAGCACAACACGCGATCGGCCATCGAGGACCCGACCGGCAGAGGCCCACGGATCTTCTTCCAGCAGGTGCCCGAGGAGAAGGTCGCGAAAAACCGGGTGCATCTCGACGTCCGTGCGGCTCCCGGGCTACAGGGCGAGGAGCGGATGGCGGCGCTGGAGGCCGAGTGCGACCGGCTCGTCGCGCTGGGCGCGAAGCGGGTACGCCGTGACGAGCCCGCACCCCCGCTGAGCGCCGGTTTCATCGTGATGACCGACCCCGAGGGCAACGAGTTCTGCCTCGACTGA